A genomic region of Oscillatoria sp. FACHB-1406 contains the following coding sequences:
- a CDS encoding ComF family protein: MLKGLLSLLVKPNCPLCDRAAESSLCPWCAKQLQKMQRSHPERDWQGELPWFAWGNYGGVLKRAIATLKYENHPELAQLLGFSLGKAWLESPFATPLKGAIVVPIPLHPRKLKQRGFNQAELIGRNFCQYTRLPLQPLGLERCKDTEAMFGLKASDRAANVSEAFIVGKPFQKRKPNAPVLLVDDIYTTGATALSAAQTLRQQGIEVAGMVVVARTIAQP, translated from the coding sequence ATGCTGAAGGGGTTGCTATCTTTGCTGGTTAAGCCGAACTGTCCGCTGTGCGATCGCGCGGCGGAGTCATCGCTGTGTCCTTGGTGCGCCAAGCAGTTACAGAAAATGCAGAGATCGCACCCAGAACGAGATTGGCAAGGCGAGTTACCCTGGTTTGCATGGGGGAATTACGGCGGAGTTTTGAAACGCGCGATCGCAACCCTCAAATACGAAAATCATCCCGAACTGGCGCAACTGCTCGGATTTTCCCTCGGTAAAGCATGGCTGGAGTCGCCCTTTGCCACTCCCCTCAAAGGTGCGATCGTCGTTCCCATTCCCCTACACCCGCGCAAACTCAAACAACGCGGATTCAATCAAGCCGAATTAATCGGGCGCAACTTTTGTCAGTATACCCGCTTGCCGTTGCAGCCTTTGGGGTTGGAACGCTGCAAAGATACCGAAGCAATGTTCGGCCTAAAAGCGAGCGATCGCGCCGCCAATGTCTCGGAAGCCTTCATTGTCGGAAAACCCTTCCAAAAGCGGAAACCGAACGCACCCGTGCTGCTTGTAGACGATATTTACACCACAGGCGCAACCGCCCTTTCCGCCGCCCAAACGTTGCGACAACAGGGGATCGAAGTAGCGGGAATGGTCGTTGTCGCAAGAACCATCGCTCAACCCTAA